In one Paramisgurnus dabryanus chromosome 21, PD_genome_1.1, whole genome shotgun sequence genomic region, the following are encoded:
- the LOC135775709 gene encoding F-box only protein 6-like isoform X2 — translation MFKYAHLQPSVPVAVVKEILLNLPAEEVVLKCRLVCREWKMLVDSQSHWRGRCRREGIEPHNTSRAPADWQRFYFLRKKQRNLLKNPKAEEKLNGWEIVHNGGDGWAEEGSRVPLFENTVTKCFITSYMLCLKQQIIDLKKEGYSPAIMDQWQPNIKISDWYTPRCDCGCYYKIFVRLLGQNKEELRTFHDKVVFPQWNDEQWCHMTHVLKNYGPGVRFIQFIHGGKDTQYWKGWYGIRLTNSSVEICLEDGS, via the exons ATG TTTAAGTACGCACATTTGCAGCCATCTGTTCCAGTAGCTGTGGTTAAGGAGATCTTACTGAATCTGCCTGCAGAGGAGGTGGTATTAAAGTGTCGTTTAGTATGTCGTGAATGGAAGATGTTGGTGGACTCACAGTCACACTGGAGAGGGCGCTGTCGGAGAGAGGGGATCGAGCCTCATAATACATCACGAGCCCCAGCTGACTGGCAGCGTTTTTACTTTCTGAGAAAGAAACAACGTAACTTGCTTAAGAATCCAAAAGCTGAAG aGAAATTAAATGGATGGGAGATTGTACACAACGGTGGAGACGGTTGGGCAGAAGAGGGATCCAGAGTACCACTTTTTGAAAACACAGTCACCAAATGCTTTATAACCTCTTACAT GTTATGTTTAAAGCAACAAATTATTGACCTTAAGAAAGAAGGTTACAGTCCTGCTATAATGGATCAATGGCaaccaaatattaaaatatcaGATTG GTATACACCACGCTGTGATTGTGGCTGTTACTATAAAATCTTTGTGAGGTTGCTTGGTCAGAATAAAGAAGAGCTCCGAACTTTTCATGATAAAGTTGTCTTTCCTCAGTGGAATGATGAGCAATGGTGTCAC ATGACACACGTTCTTAAGAATTATGGACCTGGAGTACGTTTTATTCAATTTATTCATGGAGGAAAAGATACACAATACTGGAAGGGCTGGTATGGAATACGGCTAACTAACAGTAGTGTTGAGATCTGTCTAGAAGATGGGTCATAG
- the LOC135775709 gene encoding F-box only protein 6-like isoform X1 — translation MTIFVCLSVQFKYAHLQPSVPVAVVKEILLNLPAEEVVLKCRLVCREWKMLVDSQSHWRGRCRREGIEPHNTSRAPADWQRFYFLRKKQRNLLKNPKAEEKLNGWEIVHNGGDGWAEEGSRVPLFENTVTKCFITSYMLCLKQQIIDLKKEGYSPAIMDQWQPNIKISDWYTPRCDCGCYYKIFVRLLGQNKEELRTFHDKVVFPQWNDEQWCHMTHVLKNYGPGVRFIQFIHGGKDTQYWKGWYGIRLTNSSVEICLEDGS, via the exons ATG AccatctttgtctgtctgtctgtgcagTTTAAGTACGCACATTTGCAGCCATCTGTTCCAGTAGCTGTGGTTAAGGAGATCTTACTGAATCTGCCTGCAGAGGAGGTGGTATTAAAGTGTCGTTTAGTATGTCGTGAATGGAAGATGTTGGTGGACTCACAGTCACACTGGAGAGGGCGCTGTCGGAGAGAGGGGATCGAGCCTCATAATACATCACGAGCCCCAGCTGACTGGCAGCGTTTTTACTTTCTGAGAAAGAAACAACGTAACTTGCTTAAGAATCCAAAAGCTGAAG aGAAATTAAATGGATGGGAGATTGTACACAACGGTGGAGACGGTTGGGCAGAAGAGGGATCCAGAGTACCACTTTTTGAAAACACAGTCACCAAATGCTTTATAACCTCTTACAT GTTATGTTTAAAGCAACAAATTATTGACCTTAAGAAAGAAGGTTACAGTCCTGCTATAATGGATCAATGGCaaccaaatattaaaatatcaGATTG GTATACACCACGCTGTGATTGTGGCTGTTACTATAAAATCTTTGTGAGGTTGCTTGGTCAGAATAAAGAAGAGCTCCGAACTTTTCATGATAAAGTTGTCTTTCCTCAGTGGAATGATGAGCAATGGTGTCAC ATGACACACGTTCTTAAGAATTATGGACCTGGAGTACGTTTTATTCAATTTATTCATGGAGGAAAAGATACACAATACTGGAAGGGCTGGTATGGAATACGGCTAACTAACAGTAGTGTTGAGATCTGTCTAGAAGATGGGTCATAG
- the LOC135775713 gene encoding F-box only protein 2-like isoform X3, with the protein MDPSASNQNDVSKKLEFGSVSCPRLNSAVVEEILQYLPAEDVVLKCRLVCREWKEVVDSPSHWIRRCRREGFELQHVPRPPEDWCRFYFWFKEKQYVKEVVCGYVGPITLYHRIRPGERRWEELMWQVGGPNCETISAH; encoded by the exons ATGGATCCTTCTGCAAGCAATCAAAATGATGTGTCTAAGAAGCTTGAATTCGGATCAGTTTCA TGCCCACGTTTAAACTCAGCTGTGGTTGAAGAGATCTTACAGTATCTGCCTGCAGAGGATGTGGTATTAAAGTGTCGTTTAGTGTGTCGTGAATGGAAGGAGGTGGTGGACTCACCATCACACTGGATAAGGCGCTGTCGGAGAGAGGGGTTCGAGCTCCAACATGTGCCCAGACCTCCAGAGGACTGGTGTCGGTTTTACTTTTGGTTTAAGGAAAAAC aatacgTTAAAGAAGTTGTATGCGGATATGTTGGGCCGATCACGCTATATCATCGCATTCGGCCTGGAGAACGCAGGTGGGAGGAGCTTATGTGGCAAGTGGGAGGACCCAATTGC gaaACTATATCAGCTCATTAG
- the LOC135775709 gene encoding F-box only protein 6-like isoform X3 has protein sequence MLVDSQSHWRGRCRREGIEPHNTSRAPADWQRFYFLRKKQRNLLKNPKAEEKLNGWEIVHNGGDGWAEEGSRVPLFENTVTKCFITSYMLCLKQQIIDLKKEGYSPAIMDQWQPNIKISDWYTPRCDCGCYYKIFVRLLGQNKEELRTFHDKVVFPQWNDEQWCHMTHVLKNYGPGVRFIQFIHGGKDTQYWKGWYGIRLTNSSVEICLEDGS, from the exons ATGTTGGTGGACTCACAGTCACACTGGAGAGGGCGCTGTCGGAGAGAGGGGATCGAGCCTCATAATACATCACGAGCCCCAGCTGACTGGCAGCGTTTTTACTTTCTGAGAAAGAAACAACGTAACTTGCTTAAGAATCCAAAAGCTGAAG aGAAATTAAATGGATGGGAGATTGTACACAACGGTGGAGACGGTTGGGCAGAAGAGGGATCCAGAGTACCACTTTTTGAAAACACAGTCACCAAATGCTTTATAACCTCTTACAT GTTATGTTTAAAGCAACAAATTATTGACCTTAAGAAAGAAGGTTACAGTCCTGCTATAATGGATCAATGGCaaccaaatattaaaatatcaGATTG GTATACACCACGCTGTGATTGTGGCTGTTACTATAAAATCTTTGTGAGGTTGCTTGGTCAGAATAAAGAAGAGCTCCGAACTTTTCATGATAAAGTTGTCTTTCCTCAGTGGAATGATGAGCAATGGTGTCAC ATGACACACGTTCTTAAGAATTATGGACCTGGAGTACGTTTTATTCAATTTATTCATGGAGGAAAAGATACACAATACTGGAAGGGCTGGTATGGAATACGGCTAACTAACAGTAGTGTTGAGATCTGTCTAGAAGATGGGTCATAG
- the LOC135775713 gene encoding uncharacterized protein isoform X1, giving the protein MDPSASNQNDVSKKLEFGSVSCPRLNSAVVEEILQYLPAEDVVLKCRLVCREWKEVVDSPSHWIRRCRREGFELQHVPRPPEDWCRFYFWFKEKQYVKEVVCGYVGPITLYHRIRPGERRWEELMWQVGGPNCLWYYCVCPIPLTVNDEVTSLHLLPYLK; this is encoded by the exons ATGGATCCTTCTGCAAGCAATCAAAATGATGTGTCTAAGAAGCTTGAATTCGGATCAGTTTCA TGCCCACGTTTAAACTCAGCTGTGGTTGAAGAGATCTTACAGTATCTGCCTGCAGAGGATGTGGTATTAAAGTGTCGTTTAGTGTGTCGTGAATGGAAGGAGGTGGTGGACTCACCATCACACTGGATAAGGCGCTGTCGGAGAGAGGGGTTCGAGCTCCAACATGTGCCCAGACCTCCAGAGGACTGGTGTCGGTTTTACTTTTGGTTTAAGGAAAAAC aatacgTTAAAGAAGTTGTATGCGGATATGTTGGGCCGATCACGCTATATCATCGCATTCGGCCTGGAGAACGCAGGTGGGAGGAGCTTATGTGGCAAGTGGGAGGACCCAATTGC CTTTGGTATTATTGTGTGTGTCCAATACCACTCACTGTCAATGATGAAGTCACGTCTTTACACCTTTTACCATACTTAAAGTGA
- the LOC135775713 gene encoding uncharacterized protein isoform X2 — protein MDPSASNQNDVSKKLEFGSVSCPRLNSAVVEEILQYLPAEDVVLKCRLVCREWKEVVDSPSHWIRRCRREGFELQHVPRPPEDWCRFYFWFKEKQYVKEVVCGYVGPITLYHRIRPGERRWEELMWQVGGPNCVSRRSLRRKWDGSE, from the exons ATGGATCCTTCTGCAAGCAATCAAAATGATGTGTCTAAGAAGCTTGAATTCGGATCAGTTTCA TGCCCACGTTTAAACTCAGCTGTGGTTGAAGAGATCTTACAGTATCTGCCTGCAGAGGATGTGGTATTAAAGTGTCGTTTAGTGTGTCGTGAATGGAAGGAGGTGGTGGACTCACCATCACACTGGATAAGGCGCTGTCGGAGAGAGGGGTTCGAGCTCCAACATGTGCCCAGACCTCCAGAGGACTGGTGTCGGTTTTACTTTTGGTTTAAGGAAAAAC aatacgTTAAAGAAGTTGTATGCGGATATGTTGGGCCGATCACGCTATATCATCGCATTCGGCCTGGAGAACGCAGGTGGGAGGAGCTTATGTGGCAAGTGGGAGGACCCAATTGCGTAAGTAGGAGGAGTTTACGCCGCAAATGGGACGGCAGTGAATGA